A window of the Gordonia humi genome harbors these coding sequences:
- the cydC gene encoding thiol reductant ABC exporter subunit CydC, producing MRASDPLIRALEFAGLRRTTPLVAILLGAGGALSALGLAALSAWLITRAWQMPPVLYLSVAVTAVRALGISRALFRYLERLATHDVALRAMGTARARIYRVLATGAPEAAVRADRGALLARTADDVDEIGDAVVRGLVPMAVGGVTGIAAVAIMAVVSPLSAIVLAVALLISGVLAPRLGARASVRAVVDGARARESVGTSVTGLLWHGAELAVAGRRRSALAALRSADVDHARAVDDAAARQAGAASLTPFALLVSVVAAAVIAVDLASGAPGSLMEATSSDGVLTPMLLGVLILLPLSSFEETGALTDAAIAWERGRRSAARVMALVDAAGPERTVADPVFDPRPATLTVAALQWGHERPLGPADGLDLRLRPGDRLAVTGPSGAGKSTLGLTLAGLLEPLSGSVVTEPGELSTCAAYFPEEGHLFSTTLRENLRVARGDVTDDEIVDALREVGLGRWIDALPDGLDTELAGAAAVSGGQRRRILLARALVHDARIVVLDEPTEHLDADDATELLGRICAREGMFGSDRVVVVITHQAIDELNVPSLFVPLSRQDSISLN from the coding sequence ATGCGCGCCTCTGACCCCTTGATCCGAGCGCTCGAGTTCGCCGGCCTGCGCCGCACCACACCGCTCGTGGCGATCCTGCTCGGTGCGGGCGGTGCGCTCTCGGCGCTCGGACTGGCCGCGCTGTCGGCTTGGCTGATCACCCGGGCCTGGCAGATGCCGCCGGTGTTGTACCTGTCGGTCGCGGTGACCGCGGTCCGCGCGCTCGGCATCTCCCGCGCGTTGTTCCGGTACCTGGAGCGTCTGGCCACCCACGACGTCGCTCTGCGGGCGATGGGCACGGCCCGCGCCCGCATCTACCGGGTGCTCGCGACCGGTGCTCCGGAGGCCGCGGTCCGTGCCGACCGCGGGGCACTCCTGGCACGCACCGCCGACGACGTCGACGAGATCGGCGACGCCGTGGTCCGCGGTCTGGTGCCGATGGCCGTCGGCGGGGTCACCGGGATCGCGGCCGTGGCGATCATGGCCGTCGTCTCACCGCTGTCGGCGATCGTCCTCGCGGTGGCGTTGCTGATCAGCGGGGTGCTCGCGCCGCGCCTGGGGGCTCGCGCATCCGTGCGGGCCGTCGTCGACGGAGCACGGGCGCGCGAATCGGTCGGCACCTCGGTCACCGGACTGCTGTGGCACGGCGCCGAGTTGGCGGTGGCTGGCCGCCGCCGGAGCGCGCTGGCCGCCCTGCGCTCGGCCGATGTCGATCACGCGCGCGCGGTCGACGACGCGGCCGCACGGCAGGCCGGAGCCGCGTCGCTGACGCCGTTCGCCCTGCTGGTGAGCGTCGTGGCCGCGGCCGTGATCGCCGTCGATCTCGCGTCGGGGGCGCCCGGTTCGCTGATGGAGGCGACCTCGTCCGACGGCGTGCTGACGCCGATGCTGCTCGGCGTCCTGATCCTGTTGCCGCTCTCGTCGTTTGAAGAGACCGGTGCGCTGACCGATGCCGCGATCGCGTGGGAGCGCGGACGTCGGAGTGCGGCTCGTGTGATGGCCCTGGTCGATGCGGCCGGCCCCGAGCGGACCGTCGCCGATCCCGTGTTCGATCCGCGACCGGCGACCCTGACCGTCGCTGCGCTGCAGTGGGGACACGAGCGGCCGCTCGGTCCCGCCGACGGCCTCGATCTGCGGCTGCGGCCGGGCGATCGGCTCGCGGTGACCGGTCCGAGCGGGGCGGGCAAGTCGACGCTCGGGCTCACCCTCGCCGGGCTTCTCGAACCGCTGTCCGGCAGTGTCGTCACCGAACCGGGGGAGCTGTCGACGTGCGCCGCGTACTTTCCCGAGGAGGGGCACCTGTTCTCCACGACGCTCCGCGAGAACCTGCGCGTGGCGCGCGGCGACGTGACCGACGACGAGATCGTCGACGCCCTGCGCGAGGTGGGTCTCGGCCGCTGGATCGACGCGCTGCCCGATGGACTCGACACCGAGCTCGCCGGAGCGGCCGCGGTGAGCGGCGGTCAGCGGCGCCGAATCCTGTTGGCACGAGCCCTGGTCCATGACGCGCGCATCGTCGTCCTCGACGAACCCACCGAACACCTCGATGCCGACGACGCAACCGAGCTGCTGGGGCGGATCTGCGCACGAGAGGGCATGTTCGGTTCGGATCGCGTAGTGGTGGTCATCACGCACCAGGCGATCGACGAATTGAATGTCCCGTCGCTGTTCGTCCCGCTATCCAGGCAAGACAGTATTTCTCTGAACTGA
- a CDS encoding ferritin produces the protein MKMSEGLEVAFVKQITREYESSFLYRQLAIEVELRDLPGMASWLRAQAAEELTHAEKLITHLTDRDNHPVIGDISIPSIKVEEIADVFETALEAERAVSAGIRELYRQAEEEHDLDSRPTIDWFISEQVEEEATVSEILGRLRMVAGDGSGLLRIDAELASSGV, from the coding sequence ATGAAGATGAGTGAAGGCCTCGAAGTCGCTTTCGTCAAGCAGATCACCCGTGAGTACGAGTCGTCGTTCCTCTACCGTCAGCTCGCCATCGAGGTGGAGCTGCGCGATCTGCCGGGTATGGCGTCGTGGCTGCGCGCCCAGGCCGCCGAAGAGCTCACCCACGCCGAGAAGCTGATCACCCACCTCACCGACCGGGACAACCACCCGGTGATCGGTGACATCTCGATCCCGTCGATCAAGGTCGAGGAGATCGCCGACGTCTTCGAGACCGCGCTCGAGGCCGAGCGGGCGGTGTCCGCGGGCATCCGTGAGCTGTACCGCCAGGCGGAGGAGGAGCACGATCTCGACTCGCGTCCCACCATCGACTGGTTCATCTCCGAGCAGGTCGAGGAGGAGGCCACGGTCTCGGAGATCCTCGGCCGACTCCGCATGGTCGCGGGCGACGGTTCGGGCCTGCTGCGCATCGACGCCGAGCTGGCCTCCAGCGGCGTCTGA
- a CDS encoding FABP family protein, with amino-acid sequence MTRSGNEAISDAELRAQETAGKNVPAIGDLPLPIDTANLREGPDLSSALLALLPLVGVWEGEGEGHNPITGDDYQFGQQIVVSHDGGDYLVWQSRSWVLDEEGAYVRPDLRESGFWRISESDDIELLLTHAEGVVELFYGRPLNQTSWNLTTDVTIRTETGVHTGGAKRLYGLVPDGDLAYVEERVDADGELTPRLSAKLKRVIG; translated from the coding sequence ATGACTCGTTCCGGCAACGAGGCGATCTCCGACGCTGAGCTCCGAGCTCAGGAGACCGCCGGCAAGAACGTGCCGGCGATCGGTGATCTTCCGCTGCCGATCGACACGGCCAACCTCCGCGAGGGCCCGGACCTGAGTTCCGCGCTTCTCGCGCTGCTGCCACTGGTCGGTGTCTGGGAAGGCGAAGGCGAAGGCCACAACCCGATCACCGGCGACGACTACCAGTTCGGCCAGCAGATCGTCGTCTCCCATGACGGCGGCGACTACCTCGTCTGGCAGTCGCGCTCATGGGTCCTCGACGAGGAGGGCGCCTACGTGCGGCCCGATCTCCGCGAATCCGGTTTCTGGCGGATCAGCGAGAGCGACGACATCGAGTTGCTCCTGACGCACGCCGAAGGCGTCGTCGAACTGTTCTACGGGCGCCCGCTGAATCAGACGTCCTGGAATCTGACGACCGATGTCACGATCCGCACCGAGACCGGCGTCCACACCGGTGGCGCCAAGCGGCTCTACGGCCTGGTCCCCGACGGCGACCTCGCGTACGTCGAAGAACGCGTCGACGCCGACGGCGAACTCACGCCGAGGCTGTCCGCGAAACTCAAACGCGTCATCGGCTGA
- a CDS encoding DUF1416 domain-containing protein, producing MCAAPKQGQNLPSGVDVEKETVLTGQVVDGSGNPVAGAFVRLLDGTGEFTAEVVASATGDFRFFAAPGTWTLRALSSQGNGDVTVSPEGPGVHNQDVTVAK from the coding sequence ATGTGTGCAGCACCCAAGCAGGGTCAGAACCTCCCGTCCGGCGTCGACGTGGAGAAGGAGACCGTCCTGACCGGTCAAGTCGTCGACGGTTCGGGAAACCCCGTCGCGGGCGCCTTCGTCCGTCTGCTCGACGGCACCGGCGAGTTCACCGCCGAAGTCGTCGCGTCGGCGACCGGCGACTTCCGCTTCTTCGCCGCTCCCGGCACCTGGACGCTCCGCGCACTCAGCTCGCAGGGCAACGGCGACGTCACCGTCTCGCCCGAGGGCCCCGGCGTCCACAACCAGGACGTCACCGTCGCGAAGTAG
- a CDS encoding sulfurtransferase, with protein MARSDVLVSADWAEQNLNTDKVVFVEVDEDTSIYDLNHIPGAIRLDWRKDLQDGVRRDFLDAEGFSKLLSERGVANDDTVVLYGGNNNWFAAYAYWYFKIYGHQDVRLLDGGRKKWELDGRELSSDAVTREATDYVAQAADTSIRAFRDEVIDSIGSKNLVDVRSPDEFSGKIAAPAHLPQEQAQQRGHVPGAINIPWSSTANEDGTFKSDDDLTALYADKGFDDAKETIAYCRIGERSSHTWFVLQELLGKKNVKNYDGSWVEYGSLVGAPVEI; from the coding sequence ATGGCACGCTCCGACGTCCTGGTCAGCGCCGATTGGGCTGAGCAGAATCTGAACACCGACAAGGTCGTGTTCGTCGAGGTCGACGAAGACACCTCCATCTACGACCTGAACCACATCCCGGGCGCCATCCGCCTGGACTGGCGCAAGGACCTGCAGGACGGCGTCCGCCGCGACTTCCTGGACGCCGAGGGCTTCTCGAAGCTGCTGTCCGAGCGCGGCGTCGCCAACGACGACACCGTGGTCCTGTACGGCGGCAACAACAACTGGTTCGCCGCGTACGCCTACTGGTACTTCAAGATCTACGGTCACCAGGATGTCCGTCTGCTCGACGGCGGCCGCAAGAAGTGGGAGCTCGACGGCCGCGAGCTCAGCAGCGACGCCGTGACCCGCGAGGCCACCGACTACGTCGCGCAGGCCGCCGACACCTCGATCCGCGCCTTCCGCGACGAGGTCATCGACTCGATCGGCTCCAAGAACCTGGTGGACGTCCGCAGCCCCGACGAGTTCTCCGGCAAGATCGCCGCGCCGGCGCACCTCCCGCAGGAGCAGGCTCAGCAGCGCGGTCACGTTCCGGGCGCGATCAACATCCCGTGGTCGTCGACCGCCAACGAGGACGGCACCTTCAAGTCCGACGACGACCTCACCGCACTGTACGCGGACAAGGGCTTCGACGACGCCAAGGAGACCATCGCCTACTGCCGCATCGGCGAGCGTTCGAGCCACACGTGGTTCGTTCTGCAGGAACTGCTGGGCAAGAAGAACGTGAAGAACTACGACGGCAGCTGGGTCGAGTACGGCTCGCTGGTCGGCGCCCCGGTCGAGATCTAG
- a CDS encoding LmeA family phospholipid-binding protein → MTATPRIRPARRAAQVAAATVVVVVIVVVIGFLADNVAASRAEHRLAAAVEQSAGVRFEPEVTIGGFPFLTDTSGPFPSILVSARGVRVGGCGDRGECTVTMDARLGDAATGSIWEVDADTEIAAGSVDAETRIDSVNLGRLMGITDLYINTPGPEDKAGAGGPGDGLVERTDGIMLSGTVPFPGSPERQGQYPPSAVEYTAAKAKVSVSAKVFVGDDGRVHIEATKLYDGPEMHYSDDVPAEFYAHVLDRFSAVLPVLPMAWNVAADKALSRGSDLIVAGNTKSRIVKPRDFHGR, encoded by the coding sequence ATGACCGCCACGCCCCGAATCCGACCCGCGCGACGCGCGGCACAGGTCGCCGCGGCGACCGTGGTCGTCGTGGTGATCGTCGTGGTCATCGGTTTCCTCGCCGACAACGTCGCGGCCTCGCGCGCCGAACATCGACTGGCGGCGGCCGTGGAGCAGTCGGCGGGCGTGCGGTTCGAGCCGGAGGTCACGATCGGCGGGTTTCCGTTCCTGACCGACACGTCCGGGCCGTTCCCATCGATCCTGGTCAGCGCCCGCGGAGTCCGCGTCGGCGGCTGCGGCGACCGCGGAGAATGCACGGTGACGATGGACGCCAGGCTCGGTGACGCCGCGACCGGCAGCATCTGGGAGGTCGACGCCGACACGGAGATCGCCGCGGGCTCCGTCGATGCGGAGACCCGCATCGACTCGGTGAATCTCGGCCGACTCATGGGGATCACCGACCTCTACATCAACACTCCGGGCCCGGAGGACAAGGCCGGAGCGGGCGGCCCGGGCGACGGTCTGGTGGAGCGCACCGACGGCATCATGCTCAGCGGCACCGTTCCGTTCCCCGGATCTCCCGAGCGGCAAGGGCAGTATCCGCCGTCGGCAGTCGAGTACACCGCGGCCAAGGCCAAGGTCAGCGTGAGCGCAAAAGTATTCGTCGGCGACGACGGTCGTGTTCACATCGAGGCGACCAAGCTGTACGACGGCCCCGAGATGCACTACTCCGACGATGTCCCGGCGGAGTTTTACGCACATGTTCTCGACCGCTTCTCCGCCGTCCTTCCGGTGCTCCCGATGGCCTGGAACGTCGCCGCCGACAAGGCCCTGAGCAGGGGAAGCGATCTCATCGTCGCCGGGAACACGAAGTCGCGGATTGTCAAGCCCCGAGATTTTCACGGCCGCTGA
- a CDS encoding winged helix-turn-helix domain-containing protein, with translation MDLLLLTAESSPDAVLESLTLLPHEVSTAAADTSSLVNAADADLVLVDARTDLTTARGLCRLLEATGSRVVAVVGEGSLVAVSADWGIDDFLLPGTGPAELDARLRLALARGTSPEPEQSDKVTLGELVIDESTYTARLRGRPIDLTYKEFELLKYLAQNAGRVFTRAQLLHEVWGYDFFGGTRTVDVHVRRLRAKLGSDHESLIGTVRNVGYKAVKPASSRSSDESNSGEPD, from the coding sequence GTGGACCTGTTGCTGTTGACTGCGGAGTCGTCGCCCGACGCCGTACTCGAATCTCTGACATTGCTGCCGCATGAGGTGAGCACCGCGGCGGCGGACACGTCGTCGCTGGTGAACGCGGCCGACGCCGACCTCGTACTGGTGGACGCCCGTACCGATCTGACCACGGCTCGCGGTCTGTGTCGCCTGCTCGAGGCGACCGGTTCCCGCGTGGTCGCGGTGGTCGGGGAGGGCTCCCTGGTGGCGGTGAGCGCCGATTGGGGCATCGACGACTTCCTCCTGCCCGGCACCGGACCGGCGGAACTCGACGCACGGCTTCGTCTGGCGTTGGCGCGAGGAACGTCGCCGGAGCCCGAGCAGTCCGACAAGGTGACCCTCGGTGAGCTCGTCATCGACGAGAGCACCTACACCGCTCGGCTGCGTGGGCGTCCGATCGACCTCACCTACAAGGAGTTCGAACTCCTCAAGTATCTCGCGCAGAACGCCGGCCGCGTGTTCACGCGCGCGCAGCTCCTGCACGAGGTGTGGGGGTACGACTTCTTCGGCGGCACCCGCACCGTCGACGTGCACGTCCGTCGTCTGCGCGCGAAACTCGGCTCCGACCACGAGTCGCTGATCGGCACCGTCCGCAACGTGGGGTACAAGGCGGTGAAGCCCGCCTCGAGCAGATCGTCGGACGAGTCGAACTCGGGCGAGCCCGACTGA
- the mshD gene encoding mycothiol synthase codes for MSNSFPTRIVRGALTAADVDTALAMIATAEAVDGVEPLSEQHRLAIRDGGALHVLTEHGYGNVLAPREGEAPMAEAVVHPDHRDGGRGRALIAAVLDAATEFGERPQVWAHGDLPAAKRVAAVLGLERHRELLQLRRRVAEPLPEPSAREDLVVRTYRPGDDAEIIRVNNAAFDWHPEQGGWTRRDVDERTGSEWFDPAGVFLAFDAADPDRLLGFHWTKVDKPGLGEVYIVGVDPAAQGRGLGRLLTLAGLNYLADRDLDEVELYVEGDNTAALHTYRKLGFTTYRGDITYRKP; via the coding sequence ATGAGCAACTCCTTCCCGACCAGAATCGTGCGCGGTGCGTTGACCGCGGCAGACGTCGACACCGCACTGGCGATGATCGCCACGGCCGAGGCGGTGGACGGGGTCGAACCGCTGAGCGAACAGCATCGGCTGGCGATCCGCGACGGGGGAGCGCTGCACGTGCTCACCGAGCACGGCTACGGCAACGTCCTCGCGCCGCGCGAGGGAGAAGCTCCGATGGCCGAAGCCGTGGTTCATCCCGATCACCGGGACGGCGGCCGGGGCCGCGCACTGATCGCGGCGGTCCTCGACGCGGCGACCGAATTCGGCGAGCGACCCCAGGTGTGGGCCCACGGGGACCTGCCCGCCGCCAAGAGGGTCGCGGCCGTGCTCGGTCTGGAACGTCACCGTGAACTCCTGCAGCTGCGCCGTCGCGTGGCCGAGCCGCTGCCGGAGCCGTCCGCGCGCGAGGATCTCGTCGTCCGCACGTACCGTCCGGGCGACGACGCCGAGATCATCCGGGTGAACAACGCGGCCTTCGACTGGCACCCCGAACAAGGGGGCTGGACTCGGCGCGACGTCGATGAGCGGACCGGTTCGGAGTGGTTCGATCCGGCGGGCGTCTTCCTCGCCTTCGACGCCGCCGACCCCGATCGGCTCCTCGGATTCCACTGGACGAAGGTCGACAAGCCCGGGTTGGGCGAGGTGTACATCGTCGGCGTCGACCCGGCGGCACAGGGTCGCGGACTCGGGCGGCTGCTCACCCTCGCTGGGTTGAACTATCTGGCCGATCGCGACCTCGACGAAGTGGAACTGTACGTCGAAGGCGACAACACGGCCGCTCTTCACACCTACCGCAAACTGGGTTTCACCACGTACCGCGGCGACATCACCTATCGAAAGCCGTGA
- the pstS gene encoding phosphate ABC transporter substrate-binding protein PstS: MSVNPKLVRSAGAAAATAVAATLVLSACSGGDSSDGGSVTGEGSTAQQKAMEHFADVLTQEGGVNLDYTGSGSGDGIKKFIAGDVDFAGSDSALKDDEAAKAKTRCGGNDAWHIPLVAGPVAVAFNLDGVEKLTLNPATLAKIFDSKITKWNDPAIAALNPGVKLPSTDIIPVHRSDSSGTTENFTKFLNANAASDWPYEPSKEWAGHGGSAAAKSTGVGDTVKKTPGSIAYVEWGFATENDVPVSQIDFGAGPVALTSETAGKALDAAKFKTPGSKDLAVDSDALFTMKEPGAYPLILTTYEIVCSTGYDDSSVSDNLKSAFTTILDKGQDGLSDLGYVPLPDAFKQTLRGTIDAL, from the coding sequence ATGAGCGTCAACCCCAAGCTCGTTCGCAGCGCCGGAGCCGCCGCCGCCACCGCCGTGGCGGCAACCCTCGTCCTGTCCGCCTGCAGTGGCGGCGACTCCTCCGACGGTGGATCGGTCACCGGCGAGGGCTCGACGGCCCAGCAGAAGGCGATGGAGCACTTCGCCGACGTCCTGACGCAGGAGGGTGGCGTCAACCTCGACTACACCGGCTCCGGTTCCGGTGACGGCATCAAGAAGTTCATCGCGGGCGACGTCGACTTCGCCGGTTCCGACTCGGCCCTGAAGGACGACGAGGCGGCCAAGGCCAAGACCCGCTGCGGAGGCAACGACGCCTGGCACATCCCGCTGGTCGCGGGCCCGGTCGCGGTCGCCTTCAACCTCGACGGCGTGGAGAAGCTGACGCTGAACCCGGCGACCCTCGCGAAGATCTTCGACTCGAAGATCACCAAGTGGAACGATCCGGCCATCGCCGCCCTGAACCCGGGCGTCAAGCTGCCGAGCACCGACATCATCCCGGTGCACCGCAGCGACAGCTCCGGCACCACGGAGAACTTCACCAAGTTCCTCAACGCGAACGCCGCGTCCGACTGGCCGTACGAGCCGAGCAAGGAATGGGCGGGCCACGGCGGCAGCGCCGCCGCGAAGTCGACCGGTGTCGGCGACACCGTGAAGAAGACCCCGGGCTCGATCGCCTACGTCGAGTGGGGATTCGCGACCGAGAACGACGTCCCGGTCTCGCAGATCGACTTCGGTGCCGGTCCCGTCGCGCTGACCTCGGAGACCGCGGGCAAGGCGCTCGACGCCGCGAAGTTCAAGACCCCCGGCAGCAAGGACCTGGCCGTCGACAGCGATGCGCTGTTCACGATGAAGGAGCCGGGCGCGTACCCGCTGATCCTGACGACCTACGAGATCGTCTGCTCCACCGGCTACGACGACTCGTCGGTCTCGGACAACCTGAAGTCGGCGTTCACCACCATTCTCGACAAGGGGCAGGACGGTCTCTCTGACCTCGGATACGTTCCCCTCCCCGACGCGTTCAAGCAGACTCTCCGTGGCACGATCGACGCGCTGTGA
- the pstC gene encoding phosphate ABC transporter permease subunit PstC, translated as MSSGASAEPEAEQAFEPAPPSGRGTPSRSTGSTVSRAGDRVMRTLSTGSGLLVSVVIGLIAIFLLIQAVPALAQNTENFFTYQGAWSTSGDLKFGIPRQFYATVLVSVIALIIAMPVALGIALFVTEYAPKRLAGPIAYTVDLLAAIPSIVYGLWGILVLGPAMVGINGWLVDNLGWLPFFAAPENAANMSTGGTMLTAGIVLAVMILPVITAVTREVFSQTPHGHREAALALGASQWEVVRYAVLPFGFSGYISGSMLGLGRALGETMALMLIISTAGPINFNLMESGETFATIIANNAAEFDNPLKTGAYISAGLVLFALTFIVNAAARAVISRKA; from the coding sequence GTGAGTAGCGGAGCGTCGGCAGAACCCGAGGCGGAGCAGGCTTTCGAGCCTGCTCCGCCTTCGGGCCGTGGAACCCCCTCGCGCTCGACGGGTTCGACCGTCTCCCGGGCCGGGGACCGCGTGATGCGGACCCTGTCGACCGGGTCCGGTCTGCTCGTCTCCGTCGTCATCGGACTGATCGCGATCTTCCTGCTGATCCAGGCGGTGCCGGCCCTCGCTCAGAACACCGAGAACTTCTTCACCTATCAGGGCGCGTGGTCGACGTCGGGCGATCTGAAGTTCGGCATCCCGCGCCAGTTCTACGCGACCGTCCTCGTATCGGTGATCGCGTTGATCATCGCGATGCCGGTCGCATTGGGCATCGCCCTGTTCGTCACCGAGTACGCGCCCAAGAGACTCGCCGGCCCGATCGCCTACACGGTGGATCTGTTGGCGGCCATCCCGTCGATCGTCTACGGCCTGTGGGGCATCCTCGTCCTCGGCCCGGCGATGGTCGGCATCAACGGCTGGCTGGTCGACAACCTCGGCTGGCTGCCGTTCTTCGCCGCGCCGGAGAACGCGGCCAACATGTCGACCGGCGGCACGATGCTCACCGCGGGCATCGTGCTCGCGGTGATGATCCTGCCGGTCATCACGGCCGTCACTCGCGAAGTGTTCTCGCAGACGCCGCACGGGCACCGCGAAGCTGCCCTCGCCCTCGGCGCCAGCCAGTGGGAGGTGGTCCGGTACGCCGTGCTGCCGTTCGGCTTCTCCGGCTACATCTCCGGTTCGATGCTCGGTCTCGGCCGCGCGCTCGGTGAGACGATGGCGCTGATGCTGATCATCTCGACCGCCGGACCGATCAACTTCAACCTGATGGAGAGCGGAGAGACGTTCGCGACGATCATCGCCAACAACGCCGCCGAGTTCGACAATCCGCTGAAGACCGGCGCCTACATCTCGGCCGGTCTGGTGCTGTTCGCCCTCACCTTCATCGTCAACGCGGCCGCTCGTGCCGTGATCTCCAGGAAGGCGTGA
- the pstA gene encoding phosphate ABC transporter permease PstA, translating to MTTADLKPRTGLTSMSGRRRLTDNTARVAVTLAVLLAVLPLGWLVWTLVARGIGPILDVDWWTSSERYGGAANAIVGTLIQTAIAAVVAVPLGVLVAIYLVEYGSRKSMLTRVTTFMVDVLSGVPSIVAALFVYAVWRTTLGLPRSGLVVALALVLLMVPLVVRATEEMLKIVSQDLREAAYALGVPKWKTILRVVLPTAMSGIITGIMLAVARVMGESAPVLILVGATRAMNLNPFEGNQQSLPLMMLQEYNKGPSGFDTVWGAALTLVIAVAIVYVIARLLSRFTGPMKQGR from the coding sequence ATGACGACCGCTGATCTGAAACCACGCACCGGTCTCACGTCGATGTCGGGTCGCCGCAGGCTGACCGACAACACCGCGCGTGTGGCCGTCACCCTCGCCGTGCTCCTGGCGGTGCTGCCGCTCGGCTGGCTGGTGTGGACGCTGGTGGCTCGCGGCATCGGCCCGATCCTCGACGTCGACTGGTGGACGTCGTCGGAACGCTACGGGGGCGCGGCGAACGCGATCGTCGGCACCCTGATCCAGACGGCGATCGCCGCCGTCGTCGCAGTGCCTCTCGGCGTGCTCGTCGCGATCTACCTCGTCGAGTACGGGTCCCGTAAGAGCATGCTGACGCGCGTCACGACGTTCATGGTGGACGTCCTCTCGGGTGTTCCGTCGATCGTCGCGGCCCTGTTCGTGTACGCCGTGTGGCGCACGACGCTCGGCCTGCCCCGATCGGGACTGGTCGTGGCTCTGGCGCTGGTGCTGCTGATGGTGCCGCTGGTGGTTCGAGCCACCGAGGAGATGCTCAAGATCGTCTCGCAGGATCTGCGCGAGGCCGCATACGCGTTGGGCGTCCCGAAGTGGAAGACCATTCTGCGGGTGGTGTTGCCGACCGCGATGTCGGGCATCATCACGGGCATCATGCTCGCCGTCGCACGTGTGATGGGCGAGTCCGCGCCGGTGCTGATCCTGGTGGGTGCGACCCGCGCGATGAACCTCAACCCCTTCGAGGGGAACCAACAGTCCCTGCCGCTGATGATGCTGCAGGAGTACAACAAGGGCCCGAGTGGTTTCGACACGGTGTGGGGCGCCGCGCTGACCCTGGTGATCGCGGTCGCGATCGTCTACGTCATCGCCCGTCTGCTCTCCCGGTTCACCGGCCCGATGAAGCAAGGACGCTGA
- the pstB gene encoding phosphate ABC transporter ATP-binding protein PstB: MAKSLTIEDLNVYYGDFHAVQDVSLKIRPKSVTAFIGPSGCGKSTVLRTLNRMHEVTPGAYTTGSVKLDDLDLYGKNVDPVGVRTTVGMVFQRANPFPTMSIRDNVVAGLKLGGVRDKAKLDEVAEASLRGANLWNEVKDRLDKPGGGLSGGQQQRLCIARAIAVSPQVLLMDEPCSALDPISTLAIEDLIAELKNEYTIVIVTHNMQQAARVSDQTAFFNLEATGRPGRLVEVDETETMFTNPGRKETEDYISGRFG, translated from the coding sequence ATGGCCAAGAGCCTGACCATTGAAGACCTGAACGTCTACTACGGCGACTTCCACGCCGTCCAGGACGTCTCGTTGAAGATTCGCCCGAAGTCGGTGACCGCGTTCATCGGCCCGTCGGGCTGCGGAAAGTCGACGGTGCTCCGAACGCTGAACCGCATGCACGAGGTGACGCCGGGTGCGTACACCACCGGGTCGGTGAAGCTCGACGACCTCGACCTGTACGGGAAGAACGTCGATCCGGTCGGTGTCCGTACCACGGTCGGCATGGTGTTCCAGCGGGCGAACCCGTTCCCGACCATGTCGATCCGCGACAACGTCGTCGCCGGACTGAAGCTCGGCGGGGTCCGCGACAAGGCCAAGCTCGACGAGGTGGCCGAGGCGAGCCTGCGCGGCGCCAACCTGTGGAACGAGGTCAAGGACCGTCTCGACAAGCCGGGCGGCGGACTGTCCGGCGGTCAGCAGCAGCGTCTGTGCATCGCCCGTGCGATCGCCGTGTCGCCGCAGGTGCTGCTGATGGACGAGCCGTGCTCGGCGCTCGATCCGATCTCGACGCTGGCCATCGAGGACCTGATCGCGGAGCTGAAGAACGAGTACACGATCGTCATCGTCACCCACAACATGCAGCAGGCCGCGCGCGTGAGCGACCAGACCGCGTTCTTCAACCTCGAGGCCACCGGTCGCCCGGGCCGTCTCGTCGAGGTGGACGAGACCGAGACGATGTTCACCAATCCCGGCCGCAAGGAGACCGAGGACTACATCTCGGGTCGCTTCGGATAA